The Henningerozyma blattae CBS 6284 chromosome 7, complete genome region aaaatataaataaataccattatatattatcagTTCATTGCATTAAGAACAATTCTAAAAGTAGATGcctatataaaaattaaaaatctGCTAGTAAAAGGCAACTTATAGTCCTACTGAGGATTTTAATTCCGGTTAAGCAGCTCATATAGTATATGTTCTTTACCTATTACGTATCTTAAGTTAGTTATGGGAATGGTGCAATGGTAACTATCTTTTGGTGAGCTATTCTCCTCAATAATATCGATGTTAGATAATTCAGATATTATATAATCCCAAGAAATTGACTTATAGAATATTTCAAGATTATAAGTGTCAGTTGTGGGTCTATTAGTTActggaaaaaatattttgaaatggTTCCAAATTGTCTTATCTTTAATGGATGTAATCAATTTGAACAGATTAGCAATAATGAATGAGCgagtaaaatatttctttccATTAACATTTGTATTAGGTTGATCTGACGCACCTAATAATGATAAGGATATAACGAATAGTTTACAGAGGAGTGATGAATTTAGAAATAGTTTCATATTAGGAATAAGTGTAAAATCACTGATTGCTATGTTAAAATCATGTGAAtgtatttcaataattttttcagaGTTACCTGCTTTACTCTTTGCTACTTCGGaaaaatatcttctttttgcaatatttattgaatgAATGCATAAGTTTATAGCTTCTTGAGCATTCATACTTAGACTTGCTATAGCTACCTTTAATTTATGAATAGtagatttttcaattttaattttaaatctttccGTATTGCATAAACCATCCACGCTATCACTTGTAGTGTTATTGGTGTTTTGGTTTATATATTGATAAGAACCATTCAAGCCTTCCAAATATAtaccaataattttaattaagtCATCATTTGAGTAATCCTTAAAAACCAAACTGCTTGATCCCTGCGGATAGCTTTCTATTGGTTCATCATTTTGATctgtaaaaataaatattaatttggaATTCGGAAGAGTCAGCCACCTGTTTACGTCATTACGTAGTGTAGTGTCACTAATCAGCTGagtaattttaattataatagGACGCCTCTTATTCTTTGAGATAGCgttaaaataatagtttaGTGACTCTATGGCTACCTCGGCATCAATTATggatttatttttggaaaGCTGTTTCCACAATTGACAATAGAAATATTCTCTTGGGTTTTTATCACTGAATTTGGTAATTTCtaagaattgaaaattagGAATATTAGGATCTTTCTTGCATCGTTCAACGACGCTACTGgtaataaaattcttaCCTGTTCCGTAATTACCTACAATACGATAGCTTGAGGAAGTCCcgttttttaaatcattggATATAGAGTTCCacaatattaaaaattcttcagaACGAGCAGGGTATCTCTTTTCTAGTTCTTCCTTGTTGGTTATATCAATATTGCCAGTGTTATTGTTCCACACTGGCACAATTCCAGCAGTGCCagtagaatatttattatcgTTGTTTCGATCTTGTGGTAATTTTGACTCCAAAGCAGAGATATCTAAAGTACTTGAAAGTTTATCATTAAAGTCGTTAAGATTGAAACTAACAGATGTTTTTGATTCATCTTTAAACCGGCTcgaaaatttattatactttGATATAAAATCTATCTTTTGCTTCTTTCTTTTAGGGCTTACTATTTCAGAAACGTTTGATGTACAACGttttttatcaataatgGTATTCAATTGTACATTATCAGTATTTAATGTAGCTTTAGATTTATGCATGTCATTTACTTCTAATGCAATAGAACTATTACCATTAgtagataatttttttggcCTCTTTTCGCTAGATTTAGAAGTAGTAGAAATTTCTTTCGTGATAATTACTGGTTGAGTGTTACCTTCTATCGCGAGAGAGTTAAATGTAGCagtattttcttttcctaAAGCCAGTGCTCTAGGTTTTTCAGTTTTTGTACTAGCTATTGCTTTAGTATTAACTTCTTTTGTTTTAGAGAATAAGTTGATGTTATCATCTTTTATTCTGGAGATTGATTGAGcgttttcttcttttgcCATAGGTTTGAAGGGAGCTGCATGTACTCCTACAATAGGTGTAGATGGTGTGTCTTTCTCTGCGATAGAGTTTAAGATCGTAGTATCTTCTAAGATTATATCCATTGATTGAGTATTACTTTCTTTAGTAATATCTGTTGAATAAGCCTTAACTTTTGAGGCAGTTATTGTTTGAGGATTAGTTTCTTTTATGGTAGAAGCTGATTGGATGTTCTTATCTTTTGTTCTGGACATTAAGCGGGTGTTATCTCCTTTTGTTTTGGATATTGACTGCAAATTATCCTCTTTCTTGGCGGACTTAAAGAGATCgacattttcttttgagGTAGATACTAATTGGGAgttgttttcttttgtaaTAGTTGTTGAATGAAtgttattttctttttcttgaGAGGTCAATTGAGTGTAGCCTGATTTAAGTTTAGGAGTTAATTTACCAGTAGATTCCTTTTCTTtctcaattaattcaacaTCTAACACTTTAGTCAAATTATCTTTCTCAGTACCTGAGTTTTCACTATCAGAAGTATCAAAAACTACAAAGTTCTGCCCACTTCTATGTTTTGAAGTAACAATAAGCTCTGGATCTTCATTTGATAATGTGGAAGTATCGACTTCTGATCCTGTTGAATTATCAACATTTTCCTTCGCATCATACATATCTTCCAATTGGGGGCTTAAGGAATTTTGTGGATGAAATTTATCTTGCAGTTCTACTTGGGTCTCAGAGACAGAGATAACATCACTATCTGAGCTAGAATCTGGTTCATCTGATTGAGATGAAGTATGGAAAATTGACCGTTTGGTAGTATCAtctttgtttaattttggTAATGAGTTTTCATCGTTCAAGTTATCCAATATCTTGTTTGAATCTACATTGTTTTGAGAAGATGAAGTTCTGGTAGTTTTCAGATAATCTGGGGCATCTTCATATATGCTAATTTCATCACCATCTTCTTGgtcatcatcttcaacaTCTTCAGTATCATGTTCAAATGAGGTATTATTCTTTTCATCTATTGTTGTATCCtgtttcatattttttgatgTCTCTTTtgcttcttcttcttcactatcttcttcttcttcactTTCATCTTCCACTTCTTCTATTTCTTCCATtacttcttcatcttcttcatcttcgaCTCCTCCTTCTACCCCTTCCTTCACCTCGTCCTCCAGTTCTTCTTCCTCCTCTTCTTCCTCCTCGTCTTCGTCTTCTTCTATTTCTTCCATTACTTCTTCTTCCATTTCTTTCATTACTTCTTGCTCGTCCTGGTCCTTTTCTTCAGCCTCTTCTTTCTTATTTTCCACTTGTTTTTCCTCTTGCTTCTCCTCTTGCTTCTCCTCTTGCTTCTCCTCTTGCTTCTCCTCTTGCTTTTCTACTTGCTTTTCTATTTCTGTTGCATTATCATCAGAAATAACTTCTGACCTTAGATTcatattaatttgtttgGATAATCCTCTACTGAGTAATAATTGTTCGTTTTGCCTATTCTTAGCTCTCTCCTTCTGTCTATCAGATATCGATTTTAATCgattaaaaattgtatgGCGATCAGTAGAATGTGTGCTAGAGTTATGAGAAGGTGCTAACCT contains the following coding sequences:
- the TBLA0G02190 gene encoding uncharacterized protein (similar to Saccharomyces cerevisiae SIR3 (YLR442C) and ORC1 (YML065W); ancestral locus Anc_4.327), which codes for MAHTLHDLEGWQIITTDENGNVITDSRRRPRRGGTENIFIKRDSDGLSFGRGDVIVANDDVTGTYSVYFVNEIRKNTLNNVVEIWCYNFLRWFELKPLKYYKQFKPEILDSNPSKEDLNDQFFDEINQDELYFTIELSEIWLNDIISLGVVHSKDSWEENTSKKKTYDFLVQYACEPTAENFQKIDMKNIRREVLRRNIRDAELYLKNRLAIAKYSRKVDSPTSSSKKTRLAPSHNSSTHSTDRHTIFNRLKSISDRQKERAKNRQNEQLLLSRGLSKQINMNLRSEVISDDNATEIEKQVEKQEEKQEEKQEEKQEEKQEEKQVENKKEEAEEKDQDEQEVMKEMEEEVMEEIEEDEDEEEEEEEEELEDEVKEGVEGGVEDEEDEEVMEEIEEVEDESEEEEDSEEEEAKETSKNMKQDTTIDEKNNTSFEHDTEDVEDDDQEDGDEISIYEDAPDYLKTTRTSSSQNNVDSNKILDNLNDENSLPKLNKDDTTKRSIFHTSSQSDEPDSSSDSDVISVSETQVELQDKFHPQNSLSPQLEDMYDAKENVDNSTGSEVDTSTLSNEDPELIVTSKHRSGQNFVVFDTSDSENSGTEKDNLTKVLDVELIEKEKESTGKLTPKLKSGYTQLTSQEKENNIHSTTITKENNSQLVSTSKENVDLFKSAKKEDNLQSISKTKGDNTRLMSRTKDKNIQSASTIKETNPQTITASKVKAYSTDITKESNTQSMDIILEDTTILNSIAEKDTPSTPIVGVHAAPFKPMAKEENAQSISRIKDDNINLFSKTKEVNTKAIASTKTEKPRALALGKENTATFNSLAIEGNTQPVIITKEISTTSKSSEKRPKKLSTNGNSSIALEVNDMHKSKATLNTDNVQLNTIIDKKRCTSNVSEIVSPKRKKQKIDFISKYNKFSSRFKDESKTSVSFNLNDFNDKLSSTLDISALESKLPQDRNNDNKYSTGTAGIVPVWNNNTGNIDITNKEELEKRYPARSEEFLILWNSISNDLKNGTSSSYRIVGNYGTGKNFITSSVVERCKKDPNIPNFQFLEITKFSDKNPREYFYCQLWKQLSKNKSIIDAEVAIESLNYYFNAISKNKRRPIIIKITQLISDTTLRNDVNRWLTLPNSKLIFIFTDQNDEPIESYPQGSSSLVFKDYSNDDLIKIIGIYLEGLNGSYQYINQNTNNTTSDSVDGLCNTERFKIKIEKSTIHKLKVAIASLSMNAQEAINLCIHSINIAKRRYFSEVAKSKAGNSEKIIEIHSHDFNIAISDFTLIPNMKLFLNSSLLCKLFVISLSLLGASDQPNTNVNGKKYFTRSFIIANLFKLITSIKDKTIWNHFKIFFPVTNRPTTDTYNLEIFYKSISWDYIISELSNIDIIEENSSPKDSYHCTIPITNLRYVIGKEHILYELLNRN